In Desulfosalsimonas propionicica, one DNA window encodes the following:
- a CDS encoding sulfite exporter TauE/SafE family protein: MMNLVICCALIFIVAVTMTMVGKGGGNFYVVILAIGGLPMHQAATTGQFILFAASVAAMIVFQKNKAVSWPLAFLVGGLTAVAALGGGYFSHLFSGFALKIIFAGMLAAAGAVMLVPVSENKHPERTPRFGTLSLKSGEDRYFVNLWIAVPVTLLTGFGSGMVGVSGGSFLVPLMVVACGVSMHKAVGTASILIAAIAFMGFTGHAVQGDFNPQWALPLAAMTVLGGILGGNFALNTKPKYLKQIFAYTNWLAAAFMVINAVMV; this comes from the coding sequence ATGATGAATCTGGTCATTTGCTGTGCGCTGATTTTTATCGTGGCGGTCACCATGACAATGGTGGGCAAAGGGGGCGGCAATTTTTATGTGGTGATTCTGGCCATAGGCGGCCTTCCCATGCACCAGGCCGCTACTACCGGTCAGTTCATCCTTTTTGCTGCATCTGTGGCGGCCATGATCGTTTTTCAAAAAAACAAGGCCGTGTCATGGCCGCTGGCCTTTTTGGTCGGCGGCCTGACGGCTGTGGCCGCACTGGGCGGCGGCTACTTTTCGCATCTGTTCAGCGGTTTTGCCCTGAAAATCATCTTTGCGGGCATGCTGGCTGCCGCTGGTGCTGTCATGCTGGTTCCGGTTTCCGAAAACAAGCATCCGGAACGAACCCCGAGGTTTGGCACGTTATCCCTGAAATCAGGAGAGGATCGCTATTTTGTTAATCTCTGGATTGCTGTGCCTGTAACACTGCTCACCGGTTTTGGCTCCGGCATGGTCGGGGTCTCCGGCGGATCCTTTCTGGTGCCCCTGATGGTTGTCGCCTGCGGGGTGTCCATGCACAAAGCTGTGGGGACCGCCTCGATATTGATTGCGGCCATTGCCTTTATGGGGTTTACCGGCCATGCCGTGCAGGGCGATTTTAATCCGCAATGGGCGCTGCCTCTGGCTGCAATGACGGTTCTCGGGGGCATTCTCGGCGGAAATTTTGCCCTGAACACGAAGCCGAAATACCTGAAACAGATATTTGCCTATACAAATTGGCTGGCGGCGGCTTTTATGGTGATCAATGCAGTGATGGTGTGA
- a CDS encoding rhodanese-like domain-containing protein, with the protein MEQVLKSLTLEFFGSGQHKLTPEKLFETESAILLDVRSREEAASLSINLKAHENIECRHIPINEMPDRFDELPKNRLIAVFCPAQVRSSIVYAFLLTKGFEQAKVLEGGYNALTEAIKPGMLLKHIRTEEQRR; encoded by the coding sequence ATGGAACAGGTGTTAAAAAGTTTGACGCTTGAGTTTTTTGGCAGCGGGCAGCACAAGTTGACACCGGAAAAATTGTTTGAAACAGAGTCTGCCATTTTGCTGGATGTGCGATCCAGAGAAGAAGCGGCCTCCCTGTCCATCAACTTGAAAGCACACGAAAATATCGAGTGCCGGCATATCCCGATAAATGAAATGCCTGACCGATTTGATGAACTGCCGAAGAATCGTTTAATCGCGGTTTTCTGTCCGGCACAGGTCCGCTCCTCAATTGTCTATGCTTTTCTGCTGACCAAGGGGTTTGAGCAGGCAAAGGTTTTGGAGGGCGGTTATAACGCGCTTACCGAGGCCATCAAGCCGGGCATGCTCCTGAAACACATCCGGACCGAAGAGCAAAGGAGATAA
- the lgt gene encoding prolipoprotein diacylglyceryl transferase: MIVLPEIDPVVFEIGPLAVRWYGLMYVIGFAAALVLGTRRARRKDSPMTPAQFQDLAFYAIVGLLIGARMGYMIFYDSAALVTDPLEIFKVWHGGMSFHGGLLGIVAAGSVFAKRHDIHFLDLGDFVAPLAPPGLFAGRIGNFINAELWGRPGDVPWAMVFPGPGAGAVPRHPSQLYEALLEGVVLFFILWFFPRQPRPRGMVLGLFLLLYGFFRFLVEFFRQPDLHLGFVALDFLTMGQILSLPMIAAGGFLLFWSQRK; this comes from the coding sequence ATGATTGTCCTGCCCGAAATAGACCCGGTTGTATTTGAAATCGGCCCGCTGGCTGTGCGCTGGTACGGGCTGATGTATGTTATCGGTTTTGCCGCCGCCCTAGTGCTGGGCACCAGGCGCGCCAGGCGCAAGGATTCGCCGATGACGCCGGCACAGTTTCAGGACCTGGCCTTCTATGCCATAGTCGGCCTTCTCATCGGCGCAAGGATGGGCTACATGATCTTTTACGACAGCGCCGCATTGGTCACCGATCCATTGGAGATATTCAAGGTCTGGCACGGGGGGATGTCCTTTCACGGCGGACTGCTCGGCATTGTGGCGGCGGGTTCGGTTTTTGCGAAACGACATGATATCCATTTCCTGGATCTGGGGGATTTTGTCGCCCCCCTGGCCCCGCCGGGCCTTTTTGCCGGCCGCATCGGCAACTTTATCAACGCCGAGCTCTGGGGCCGGCCCGGCGATGTGCCCTGGGCGATGGTTTTTCCCGGACCGGGTGCCGGCGCAGTGCCCCGCCATCCCAGCCAGCTCTATGAAGCCCTGCTGGAAGGCGTGGTCTTATTTTTCATTCTCTGGTTTTTTCCCCGGCAGCCGCGGCCCAGAGGCATGGTTCTCGGACTTTTTCTGCTTCTTTACGGGTTTTTCCGCTTTCTGGTGGAATTTTTCCGGCAGCCCGACCTCCATCTTGGCTTTGTGGCCCTTGATTTTCTGACCATGGGCCAGATCCTGTCCCTGCCCATGATCGCGGCAGGGGGTTTTCTGCTATTCTGGAGCCAGAGAAAATAG